Proteins co-encoded in one Glandiceps talaboti chromosome 22, keGlaTala1.1, whole genome shotgun sequence genomic window:
- the LOC144452072 gene encoding endosomal/lysosomal proton channel TMEM175-like produces the protein MAMEQRYMSSERTRGYSDAVYAIVITILIVPISDQVSDFDDSKSVLQNVWDQALSIGIYALAALFIYSEWEEHVWTFQSIARVGDALLLCNILMLLPITFLPYTITVLSEHIEDPFAIFLFSVCVLIISVMELLVILVGYHVSGIGSDDAGEYKSTKHLRGVLMFKDCLKMILSVLAAAICTVSVYVSWAILILLVFHDWLAALLIGIYNSTLTDAIFSIVATLIVLDLSSSSVPNNDALKADNTTLKAVLGESQHEYLSYLSSFITVGLMWLNHHTVFHYATVITRSMQACNKYSLMFVGLFPYCFKLTAVYAEDSDDRDENVVVQISCVVIFFASMFQLLLYILACRHSSKHLDDSYKGLAHTFIILKLLVYPATTLAVFSVCFKSTTVNADIINGVKYKHAASEVTETRSEMKGTAEHSDDNNTCDMNNQNFEDFNTMETNIT, from the exons ATGGCGATGGAACAGAGATACATGAGTTCTGAAAGAACCCGTGGTTATAGCGATGCAGTATACGCTATCGTCATAACAATTTTG ATAGTGCCGATTTCTGACCAGGTATCGGACTTTGATGACTCTAAG TCGGTGTTGCAAAACGTGTGGGATCAGGCACTTTCCATTGGCATTTACGCTCTGGCAGCCCTCTTTATTTATTCAGAATGGGAGGAGCATGTTTG GACTTTTCAATCGATTGCTAGGGTGGGCGATGCCTTACTGCTGTGTAATATT CTAATGCTTCTACCGATCACATTCCTACCGTACACT ATTACGGTGTTGTCGGAGCACATTGAAGATCCATTTGCTATCTTCCTGTTCTCTGTTTGTGTATTAATTATCAGTGTTATGGAG TTATTGGTCATTCTGGTGGGATACCATGTTTCAGGCATTGGCTCTGATGACGCAGGGGAATATAAAAGTACA AAACACTTAAGAGGGGTACTGATGTTCAAAGACTGTTTAAAGATGATTCTATCTGTCCTGGCTGCTGCCATCTGCACTGTGTCTGTTTATGTG TCATGGGCCATTCTTATCTTGCTGGTTTTCCATGATTGGTTAGCAGCACTTCTAATAGGCATATACAATAGTA ctTTAACGGACGCCATCTTTTCTATCGTGGCCACCCTTATCGTGCTTGATCTGAG TTCAAGTTCCGTACCCAATAACGATGCCCTAAAAGCAGACAATACAACCCTTAAAGCGGTATTAGGCGAGAGCCAGCATGAGTACCTTAGTTACTTGTCCAGTTTCATAACCGTAG GTTTAATGTGGCTAAATCATCATACAGTGTTTCAT TATGCAACTGTGATAACAAGATCGATGCAAGCCTGTAATAAATAT TCACTAATGTTTGTTGGCTTGTTCCCATATTGTTTCAAACTGACAGCTGTGTATGCTGAAGAT TCAGACGATCGAGATGAAAACGTCGTCGTTCAAATCAGCTGTGTGGTTATATTTTTCGCCAGTATGTTTCAACTGTTACTGTATATTCTTGCGTGTCGTCATAG TTCCAAGCATTTAGACGACAGTTACAAAGGTCTGGCACACACATTTATTATCCTGAAATTATTAGTCTATCCAGCCACAAC CCTCGctgttttttctgtttgtttcaAGTCGACCACCGTCAACGCTGATATTATAAATGGT GTTAAATATAAACACGCAGCTAGTGAAGTGACGGAGACGAGGAGTGAAATGAAAGGGACTGCAGAGCATTCTGATGATAATAACACTTGTGATATGAATAATCAGAATTTTGAAGATTTCaataccatggaaacaaacatCACGTAG